One genomic window of Acidobacteriota bacterium includes the following:
- a CDS encoding TonB-dependent receptor, with product MQHTIRLVVLFSLVLLTAVSAALAQSQSTTGSIQGTISDQTGAVIAGATVEVKNLDTNTNKNLSTDSNGRFVFLQLQPGSYTLTVTKQGYSTLEQQNIPLTVGQTINLNLSLKVSAVQDRITITASPTIDTVKTEASATLNEKAISRTPVLGRKFEDLLTLTPGVSITQGPDGDEINFNGQRGIFNNISLDGGDYNNGFFAEQAGGQRAAIDIPIGAIKEFQVVSSGASAEFGRSAGGVINVITKSGGNQLRGDLFHFQRLEALTSDTADGKPLKDFHREQFGGNIGGAIKKDRAFFFGAFEQILGNLTRPNLSGPIGAPCSVQTPTIQANEALINSSADCQRLALINFFKTTRNQDEGQPVKKPINTSAFLGKLNFNLTPTNELALSYNFNRSKKENETFDVPTYGTTANGTEGPGKIHAFNLNLFTTLSATMVNEFHATYLREDRPRSATQSNIPADTAMGFGPSFRFGNPFFLGPNIDELFQRWQLKDTFSLIAGAHNIKMGGDWTYSNNAQVFRGFFEGRYIFDSVTGFLHYASPASLGPGFGPNIKGCSNGSYVAASAACPSGATTTGGPLLLFLQGAALDGVATDATGASNIDNEEYSLFIQDKWQAKHGLTLSYGLRWEAQMFPAMTVSPESTAYGSFLKDPRFPSDGTLPDQKLMFQPRVGLAWDLGQNGKTVFRASWGIFNARQNMLSQVGSITTNGVQQQTIFLNSDIIASGVPGPTWPNVTVPSKVPAGQFPLFSGVRVFSRDYANPRIYTTNFGIEHEIVNSLAVYLDFTHSKGVHMTRFLNANRDGIFSPQLGEVMVTSSVGKSLYRGVTVGLRKRFSHGIQFDGNYVYSQDYDDDSNERDPFTDRSFDIHRLYLDYALADRDIRHKFNFSMNTELPGKFQSNVRIQARSAQPITPDVRTALNRNTVRKDNEYFSLDWTLSRRFGGERFAIIPTFEMFNTLNNKNLINPQTVAPLPIDTLNTSPGLFNFDGFLRQGVGDPRQVQLSIRITF from the coding sequence ATGCAACATACCATTCGACTGGTAGTACTTTTCTCGCTCGTCTTGCTGACCGCTGTTTCCGCGGCCCTGGCGCAATCGCAAAGCACAACAGGTTCGATTCAGGGGACAATCAGCGATCAAACCGGCGCGGTCATTGCCGGCGCAACCGTTGAAGTCAAAAACCTGGATACCAACACCAACAAAAATCTAAGTACGGATTCAAACGGACGCTTTGTGTTCCTGCAACTGCAACCCGGCAGCTACACGCTGACGGTGACCAAACAAGGGTATTCGACGCTGGAACAACAAAACATTCCATTGACCGTCGGCCAGACAATCAACCTGAATCTGAGCCTGAAAGTGTCGGCGGTGCAGGATCGCATTACCATCACCGCTTCGCCGACGATTGACACGGTCAAAACCGAAGCCAGCGCGACGCTGAACGAAAAAGCCATCAGCCGCACTCCCGTGCTGGGGCGCAAATTTGAAGATTTGCTGACGTTGACGCCGGGGGTGAGCATCACGCAAGGGCCCGATGGCGACGAAATCAACTTCAACGGTCAGCGCGGAATTTTCAATAACATCAGCCTGGATGGTGGCGATTACAACAACGGATTTTTTGCCGAACAGGCTGGCGGGCAACGCGCCGCGATTGATATTCCTATCGGCGCAATCAAGGAATTTCAGGTCGTTTCTTCCGGCGCCAGCGCCGAATTCGGTCGCTCAGCCGGCGGCGTGATCAACGTCATCACCAAATCCGGCGGCAACCAACTGCGTGGAGACTTGTTTCATTTCCAGCGGCTGGAAGCTCTGACCTCAGACACTGCTGACGGCAAACCGCTCAAGGATTTTCATCGCGAACAATTCGGCGGCAACATCGGCGGAGCTATCAAAAAAGACAGGGCATTTTTCTTTGGTGCGTTTGAACAGATTTTGGGCAACCTGACTCGCCCGAATTTGAGCGGGCCGATTGGCGCTCCCTGCTCCGTGCAAACGCCAACCATTCAAGCCAACGAAGCATTGATCAACAGCAGCGCCGATTGCCAACGCCTGGCTTTGATCAATTTCTTCAAAACCACACGCAATCAGGACGAAGGCCAACCAGTCAAAAAGCCGATTAACACGTCGGCGTTTTTGGGCAAATTGAATTTCAACCTGACTCCGACCAACGAACTGGCCCTGTCCTACAACTTCAACCGATCAAAGAAGGAAAACGAGACATTTGACGTTCCGACATACGGCACAACCGCCAACGGCACGGAAGGCCCCGGAAAAATCCACGCCTTCAACCTGAACCTGTTCACGACGCTTTCGGCAACGATGGTCAATGAATTTCACGCCACCTATTTGCGCGAAGACCGCCCCCGTTCGGCAACGCAATCCAATATCCCAGCCGACACGGCAATGGGATTTGGGCCTTCTTTCCGATTCGGCAATCCGTTTTTCCTGGGGCCGAATATAGACGAATTGTTTCAACGTTGGCAGTTGAAAGACACGTTTTCGCTCATCGCCGGAGCCCATAACATCAAAATGGGCGGCGACTGGACGTACAGTAACAACGCACAAGTATTTCGTGGATTCTTTGAAGGCCGTTACATCTTTGACAGCGTGACGGGTTTCCTGCATTACGCTTCGCCGGCCAGCCTGGGGCCGGGATTTGGACCGAACATCAAAGGCTGCTCGAACGGCAGCTACGTTGCGGCAAGCGCGGCTTGTCCGTCGGGCGCGACAACGACCGGCGGCCCGCTGCTTCTTTTCCTGCAGGGCGCGGCGCTTGACGGTGTAGCCACGGATGCCACCGGCGCGTCAAACATTGACAACGAAGAATACTCGCTGTTTATTCAGGACAAATGGCAAGCCAAACACGGCCTGACATTGAGTTACGGGTTGCGTTGGGAAGCCCAGATGTTCCCGGCAATGACCGTCTCTCCGGAATCCACCGCCTATGGCAGTTTTCTGAAAGACCCGCGTTTCCCGTCGGATGGCACGTTGCCCGATCAAAAGCTGATGTTCCAACCGCGCGTCGGATTGGCTTGGGATTTAGGCCAAAATGGAAAAACCGTTTTCCGTGCAAGCTGGGGAATCTTCAACGCACGCCAAAACATGTTGTCGCAGGTCGGATCCATCACCACCAATGGCGTGCAACAGCAAACGATCTTCCTGAATTCCGACATCATCGCGTCCGGAGTTCCGGGACCGACCTGGCCGAATGTGACCGTACCATCCAAGGTTCCTGCTGGCCAATTCCCATTGTTTTCAGGTGTGCGCGTATTCAGCCGCGATTACGCGAATCCGCGCATTTACACGACCAACTTCGGCATTGAACATGAAATCGTCAATTCGCTGGCGGTGTATCTGGACTTCACCCATTCCAAAGGCGTTCACATGACGCGTTTTTTGAACGCCAACCGCGACGGCATCTTTTCCCCGCAACTTGGCGAAGTGATGGTCACCAGTTCTGTGGGTAAATCGCTTTATCGCGGTGTCACCGTCGGGTTGCGCAAACGCTTCAGTCACGGAATTCAGTTCGACGGAAACTACGTTTATTCGCAAGATTACGACGACGATTCCAACGAACGTGATCCGTTCACTGACCGTTCGTTTGACATTCACCGCCTCTATCTGGATTACGCGTTGGCCGACCGCGACATTCGCCACAAGTTCAACTTTTCGATGAACACCGAATTGCCCGGCAAGTTCCAAAGCAACGTCCGCATTCAAGCGCGTAGCGCACAGCCAATTACCCCGGATGTTCGCACGGCGCTCAATCGCAACACGGTGCGAAAAGACAATGAATACTTCTCGCTGGATTGGACGCTGTCGCGCCGCTTTGGAGGCGAACGCTTCGCCATCATTCCGACCTTCGAGATGTTCAATACCCTCAACAACAAAAACCTGATCAACCCGCAAACGGTTGCGCCATTGCCCATT
- a CDS encoding MFS transporter: MNAKTRLQLSAMMFLQFFVWGAWFVTAPNYLGTIGFSAGDIGWTYAVGPIAAIIAPVFVGMIADRFFAAQHVMAAMHLIGGVLMFAAAKMMTGGSSPASINFVIFLSQLTYYPTLAMSNTLAMRNIEDTEKDFPLIRVLGTIGWIVAGLSLSWLKWETGVEMFYLTAGAGILLGIYSLALPNTPPVKNGNVSIGQALGLDALALLTKPSYLIFALSSFLICIPLSFYYQITSRIVEMTGLPIGQTMSYGQMSEIFFMLVMPLFFRKLGVKWMLAVGMLAWVIRYALFSFGAPDEIRWMIIVGILLHGICYDFFFVTGQIYTDQVAPKHIRAQAQGLIVLFTLGLGMFIGAKAADYVLSQHTTAKSTEAAQQMVAKTAELEKLKANPAADPAQIAQLEAQKAELRRTELKAIEWKPLWAKPAIFAAVILIIFLLFFKDKSAPPSEA, encoded by the coding sequence ATGAATGCGAAAACCCGCCTGCAATTGTCGGCGATGATGTTCTTGCAGTTTTTCGTCTGGGGCGCATGGTTTGTCACCGCGCCGAATTATCTGGGAACAATTGGCTTTTCGGCTGGCGACATTGGCTGGACGTATGCTGTAGGGCCGATTGCGGCAATCATCGCGCCGGTCTTTGTGGGAATGATTGCTGATCGGTTTTTCGCCGCGCAACACGTGATGGCCGCGATGCATTTGATCGGCGGCGTGCTGATGTTTGCTGCGGCAAAGATGATGACCGGAGGCAGTTCGCCGGCTTCCATCAACTTCGTCATTTTTCTCAGTCAGTTGACGTACTACCCAACGCTGGCAATGAGCAATACGCTGGCGATGAGAAACATTGAGGATACGGAAAAAGACTTTCCGTTGATCCGCGTGTTGGGGACGATCGGATGGATTGTTGCCGGTCTTTCGCTGAGTTGGTTGAAATGGGAAACCGGCGTAGAGATGTTTTATCTGACGGCTGGCGCAGGAATTTTGCTGGGCATTTACAGTTTGGCGCTTCCCAATACGCCGCCGGTGAAAAACGGCAACGTCAGCATCGGCCAGGCGCTTGGATTAGACGCGTTGGCATTGCTGACCAAACCGTCCTATCTGATTTTTGCGCTTTCGTCGTTTTTGATCTGCATTCCACTTTCATTTTATTACCAAATCACCAGCCGGATTGTGGAAATGACCGGCTTGCCGATTGGACAAACAATGTCTTATGGCCAGATGTCGGAAATCTTTTTTATGCTGGTGATGCCGCTGTTTTTCCGCAAGCTGGGCGTAAAGTGGATGCTGGCGGTGGGAATGCTGGCGTGGGTGATTCGGTACGCGCTGTTTTCGTTCGGTGCGCCGGACGAAATTCGCTGGATGATCATCGTCGGAATTTTGCTGCACGGCATTTGTTACGACTTTTTCTTTGTCACGGGACAGATTTACACCGATCAGGTTGCGCCCAAACATATTCGCGCACAGGCGCAAGGGTTGATCGTTCTGTTCACCTTGGGACTGGGCATGTTCATCGGAGCCAAGGCCGCCGATTATGTTCTGAGCCAACACACGACAGCGAAATCCACCGAAGCGGCGCAGCAAATGGTCGCCAAAACCGCCGAGTTGGAAAAGCTGAAAGCCAATCCCGCAGCCGATCCGGCGCAGATTGCCCAGCTTGAAGCGCAAAAAGCCGAACTGCGCCGCACAGAGTTGAAAGCCATTGAATGGAAACCGTTGTGGGCAAAACCGGCGATTTTCGCAGCGGTGATTCTGATCATTTTCCTGCTGTTCTTCAAAGACAAATCGGCTCCACCGAGTGAAGCCTGA
- a CDS encoding ROK family protein yields the protein MAEQNLFIGIDLGGTNIKAALVNTDTGEIAATRSTPTHSREGHEAVIAQMAVLVEEITLTSHKTKDEIGGIGIGIPGALDLEKGATIFLPNLPGNWRNVPVRDQLSKLSKLHVAILNDARSMTLGEWKFGAGRGFDTACYTLGTGIGGGLVLNGQLFLGINGSAGELGHVSVDLNGPKCGCGSRGCIEAYASGPAIAAMGMKAVVQGRNTVIAEMCDGDLNKITPELVCEAARRGDEAAREIYEFAGKIIGAGIANVITAVTPRRIVIGGGVAAAGELILDPIRRSMRSRVFLVDSLQVEVVPAQLGNNAGLIGAATWARHQLEGKGK from the coding sequence ATGGCAGAGCAAAATCTATTCATCGGAATTGACCTGGGTGGAACCAACATCAAAGCCGCTTTGGTCAACACAGACACTGGCGAAATTGCCGCAACCCGTTCGACGCCCACACATTCCCGCGAAGGCCACGAAGCCGTTATCGCGCAAATGGCCGTGCTGGTTGAAGAAATCACTTTGACCAGTCACAAAACCAAGGACGAGATCGGCGGTATTGGCATTGGCATTCCGGGCGCGCTTGATCTGGAAAAAGGCGCGACAATCTTTTTACCCAACCTGCCCGGCAATTGGCGCAACGTTCCCGTTCGCGACCAACTATCAAAATTGAGCAAATTGCACGTGGCAATTTTGAACGACGCGCGTTCGATGACGCTGGGCGAATGGAAATTCGGCGCGGGCCGTGGATTCGACACGGCTTGTTACACGCTGGGAACAGGAATCGGTGGCGGCCTGGTGTTGAACGGCCAATTGTTTTTGGGCATCAACGGTTCGGCGGGCGAACTCGGTCACGTCAGCGTAGACCTCAACGGCCCGAAATGCGGTTGCGGCAGTCGTGGTTGCATCGAAGCGTACGCTTCCGGCCCGGCCATCGCCGCAATGGGCATGAAAGCCGTCGTCCAGGGCCGCAACACTGTGATCGCCGAAATGTGTGACGGCGATTTGAACAAGATCACGCCGGAACTGGTTTGCGAAGCTGCCCGGCGAGGCGATGAAGCCGCGCGCGAAATTTATGAATTTGCCGGAAAAATCATCGGCGCGGGCATCGCCAATGTGATCACGGCTGTCACCCCCCGCCGCATCGTCATTGGCGGAGGCGTCGCCGCAGCCGGAGAACTGATTCTTGATCCGATTCGCCGCTCAATGCGTTCGCGCGTCTTTCTGGTGGATTCGCTGCAAGTCGAAGTCGTCCCAGCGCAACTTGGTAACAACGCGGGGCTGATTGGCGCAGCCACCTGGGCCAGACACCAGCTTGAAGGAAAAGGGAAATGA
- the deoC gene encoding deoxyribose-phosphate aldolase: MTLNVDTLTAEQFAKTIDHSLLQPQLTEADVIAGCELAARYQVASVCLKPYHVKLAAKLLAGSGVLVGTVVGFPHGSSTVETKLAEARQALDDGAVELDMVLNYGQLRSGEVDYVAREVKAICDLAHSRNAKVKVIFENAYLTDEQKITACKVCNEAGADWVKTSTGFAPSGATIADIRLMRANVSDRVQVKAAHGVRTLAAALEMIEAGVTRIGATATATMCDDFAKWRAGELKIERAEPAGGY; encoded by the coding sequence ATGACCCTGAACGTTGACACGCTGACAGCAGAACAGTTTGCCAAAACGATTGACCATTCTTTGCTCCAACCTCAGTTGACCGAAGCTGATGTCATTGCCGGTTGCGAACTTGCCGCGCGCTATCAGGTTGCGTCGGTTTGCCTAAAACCCTACCACGTCAAACTCGCCGCAAAACTCCTCGCTGGTTCTGGCGTTCTGGTCGGCACTGTCGTCGGGTTTCCGCACGGCAGTTCAACCGTCGAAACCAAATTGGCCGAAGCTCGGCAGGCGTTGGATGATGGAGCAGTAGAGCTGGATATGGTTCTCAACTACGGTCAGCTTCGCTCCGGCGAAGTTGACTATGTCGCCCGCGAAGTCAAAGCCATCTGTGATCTGGCGCATTCGCGCAACGCCAAAGTCAAAGTCATTTTTGAAAACGCCTACTTAACCGACGAACAGAAAATTACCGCCTGCAAAGTTTGCAACGAAGCCGGAGCCGATTGGGTCAAAACTTCGACTGGCTTTGCTCCCAGCGGAGCCACGATTGCCGACATCCGGCTGATGCGCGCCAACGTCAGCGACCGTGTTCAGGTCAAAGCCGCGCATGGCGTGCGAACGCTGGCTGCTGCTTTGGAAATGATCGAAGCAGGCGTGACGCGCATCGGCGCGACGGCAACGGCAACGATGTGCGATGACTTTGCCAAATGGCGAGCGGGAGAATTGAAGATCGAACGCGCCGAACCGGCGGGCGGCTATTGA